The Dioscorea cayenensis subsp. rotundata cultivar TDr96_F1 chromosome 8, TDr96_F1_v2_PseudoChromosome.rev07_lg8_w22 25.fasta, whole genome shotgun sequence genome segment GAGACGCTGTGTGCGGAGATGATGAGGGTTAGAGAGGTGGATGGGAGTCTTTGCGCGCATTGGTGACGAGGGTTGGAGAGGTGGAGGAGAGGCTTTGCGCAAAGGTGATGAGGGTTAGAGAGGTGGTTTGGTGGAGGAGAGGCTTTGTGCGCGTAAGTGACGAGGGttggagagaagaagagaggcaCGACGGCTGATAGGGTTCCAGGCCTTTTAAGATCTAGGGTTCCTCCACAAACATCAATCTTGACcgctgatttatttatttattttttaaacaaatttgttTAGTCTCATTTGCAATTTattcttaataaatatttattgtatGATATTATAAACtgaaatatcaaatttaaataacaaatttaatataattataattctattttatattatattatatcattatttatctttaaattgaACATGAAGGAAGCTTTTGTTGATGTTAGTGTATTTACTATTGTTATGTCAATGTTGAAGACTCTTTCTTAAGCATAATTGCAATAgatttaatatgaaaattatttatatttaaacaaaacatataattatttacattacaatgagtattttacattaaaatatatataaaaaatatttttttattgtcgtGTCCCCGACATACCTGTGTCCTTAATTTTCAGAAATTGTTGTATCGCCGTGTCCATGTCGTGTCGTGTGGTGTCTCCATACCCATGTTCATGCTTCATAGGGTTGAGCATTGCGAGAGTCAAAGTAATGAAATCGACATCTGGTAGCATTATGACGAAGTTTGTAATAAATTTGACATTTAGGGTATAGGTGTAAGATGGTCAGAGGTATGGGTTTAAGTTGGTGGATTAATGTGAATGGCTAAAGGATTGCAGTGCGGTGCTTGGGTGTAAAATGGATTGGGTTTGGGATGGATGTGGAACATGTGAATAAGTGGGACGAGTAGTTTTATGGAAGGAATTGTGCCTTATGGATGTCCGAGTGCCGCCACGTTGATCATCGTATCCACTAGATCTGTCATTAGGAAAATTGACCTCTGTGAAAGCTACTTCAGAAGACACATCGCGAGTTGAGTGATATGCAGCAAGACGTTGCTCATGAAGAAGCAGTTTGGCGCGTAACTCTGAAAAATGTGTGTCACGATTTTCCATCACAGTCACAAAACTCTCATAGTTTGACGGGAGTCCAATAAGTGCAAAGAGGACCAAGTCACCGTCAGAAACAGGATCACTAGTGGCTGCGAGGTCTTCAGTCGTGCTAGAAAGGGTAGATAAGTATTTTACAACGGAAGATCCTCTTTTCTTTGTTGTGTGGCGGTGGTGTCGAAGAACAGATCGACGAGTGAAGGTTTGTTGCAAGAAGTGTTATTCAAGAGTCATCCACAAGTTTCGGGAGGTTGTATAGTCTAAAGCCAAAGATGCAACAGTAGATGGTAATGTAGCCATTAGACATCAATAGACAAACTTGTCATTCTTCTACCATTAAAGGAAATCTGAGGTCAGTTCTGTAGAAGTTGATGTGTTGGGCTTGGCAGGTGATGGGATAGTGCCGTCAATGTAGCTGAAGAGGTCGTGGGTGAGTAGTATGGATTGCACTTGGTTTTTCTATATGAAATAGTTTGTTTCATTGAGAGTGATGGTAATGAAATTGGTGATGTTGGAAATTGGCAATGTAGTGGTTGCAATTGTGGTGGGAATGTCTAGAGAAAAAAAGTGGATGTGGTTGGCtgaaaggagaaaaagaaaaaattaaaggtGGGCTCTTGATACAATGCAGAAACTCAAacttgtatttttgtatattcGTAAATGAAAGGCTACAAGGCTATTTATACAACTTTTCTGTATCTAAGAACGGAAGTGAAAAATATTGTAGAAGGATTTCATGACTAAGAAAATACgatcacaaatttaaaaatatacaaagaatattaattaaataacatgGAAGATATGTTATGGGATATCAATAGAAGGAGATATGCCAGAATATCTGAAAATATGGAAAGTAGATCATGTGTTATCATTATGTAGATATGTTATGGGATATCAATGGAAGGAGATATGCCAGAATATCTGAAAATATGGAAAGTAGATCATGTGTTATCATTATGTatacataacatatatatatttacataagcTTTTGAATGTTTTTAATGGGAGCATGTTTGTATTAATTAGTGAATATATAGGTAGTGATTTCTCTCTGTCTATAGATTCATGTGCATATCTGACCTTTTAGCTGACAAAAGCATAGCTAGATGCTATACTAGAGAGAACTAAATCTAAACTTGTTGAGTTATCTGAAGAAAAAGTTGTAGCTTGCTTGTCCTCACAAAGCCTCTCTCTCTATAAAGAAACTCAAACTTGTATTTTGTATATTCAGAAATAAAAGACTACAAGACTATTTATAAACTATtctatatataagaaaagaagtGGAATTGTTAAGATCGATAGACGGTAACAACacaagatattaaaataaagcaggaaaaataaaaggagCCAAAATTACGTGGTTCGGCTTTTTGATACCTACGTTCACAGGAGGAGGAGAAATTTTCCACTATAGAAATTGTAGATATACAAGTAGAGATTTCACTCGATGCTTCTCAACTAAAAAACCTAAACACACTCATTCATCCAAGAACCACTCTtggtgtttttgttgttgtgtgtATTTCTTAACATGACCAAAGGGCCATGTATTTATAGGCAAAATGTACCAACCAAAAGTGCATGCATTCATACATGGATGTCAAAAGTTGTGGCTCCATGCATGTTTAAATGGAGGCTTCATACATGCTTGTCAAAAATTAAGGGCTACCCTAGGGTTTAGGCATGAACAACATGTGTAAAAATTTAAGGCATATTTTAcacatatttaataaaatcttcatCTTGCcttgaattttgtatatttcaAGCTTCAAAATCTCCTCTTCCTCCGAAGTAACCCTGAAGGGTAGTCAAGTGTTGAGTATGCCAATTAAGTTCAAGCAATGGATGAACTTGGCTAGTGGTAGAGGCTTGGTTAACATATCACCAAAATTATTTGCCAATTAAGTTCATTGTACAGGCCTCGTAGCCAAATTGCCTCTTTAATAGCTTAAAAGTCACCGCCATATATTCCGCTTCAATAGTAGATAAGGCGACTGTAGATTGTAAAGTTGATTTCCAACTAATGGCACTGTTTCCTAATGTAAAAACATAACCAATCAAAGACCTTTTATCGAGATCTCCTGCATGGTCTGATTCAGCATAACCAACCAAATTATTACTGCCACTGCAAAACTGTAAACAAGTATCAATAGTACattttaaatatcttaaaatCCACTTTACTGCTTGCCAATGAGTTTTACCTGGATTTGTCATATATCAACTAACAACACTAACTGCATGTGAAATATCAGGTCGAGTACATACCATAGCATACATGAGGCTACCTACTGCGCTAGAATATGGAACCTCCTCCATGAAGTTTCTTTCTTCATCTGTCTGAGGTGATAGTGTTGCTGAAAACTTAAAATGTGCAGCAATAGGAGTACTCACAGATTTGGCTTCTTTCATGTTAAAACGTTTTAGGATTTTCTTAACATAGTTCTTTTGAGTAATTAGTAATTTTCCTGCTTTCCTGTCTTTTAGAATTTACATTCCAAGGATTTTCTTTGCTGCCCCAAGatccttcatttcaaattcttcacTTAATTGAGCCTTCAATTTCTCAATTTCAGAAATATCTTTTGCATCAACTAACATGTCATCCATATACAACAATAAGTATATGAATAATCCATTTGCTATTTTTCTAGAATAAACACAACTATCATAGTTGCTTCTTGCAAATTCATTACTAATCATGAATGAATCAAAATCTTTTGTACCATTGCCTTGGAGATTGTTTTTAGTCCGTACAAAGATTTCTTCAACAAGCAAACATGACCTTATTTACCTTCAACTTTGAGACCCTCTGGTTGTTGCATGTAGATCTTTTCTTCAAGCTCGCCATGTAAGAATGCAGTTTTAACATCTAACTGCTCCAACTCCAGATTATTCATGGCCACCAAAGCAAGTAAAACACGAAtagaattatattttacaaCAAGTGAGAAAACATCATTTAAATCTATACCTTGTGTTTGGTTGTATCTTTTTGCAACTAGCCGTGCTTTATATCTTGTTGTTGTAATGCTTGTTGTGCattcttttgtattgaaaaCCCACTTACAACCAAtaactttcttttttgttggtgGTTTGACAAGTTTCCAAGTGTGATTCTTGTGCAAAGACTCCATCTCTTCTTCCATTGCTATTAACCATTTATATGAATTTGTACTTAAAATGGCTTCTGAATATGATGATGTCTCTCCAGTATCATTTATGTCCTCGGCTGCTATCAAAGCATAAGCAACCAATTCCGCATAATTGCTTCCAAATTTAGAAGGTACTTGTGGTTTTCTCCTTCCTCAATCTAGAGCAATAGAGTATGGTCGCTTCTGTTCGATTTCATCTGAACTTGTTTCTGAATCATGAAGTGAACTAGATGGTCTTGATTCTACCTCTGTTGTTGATGGTGACTTGTGCTGAGCTGGTTGATCATCAACATTTAGCTCGGCCTTCTCGATGTCATCATCTTTCTTGTCTTGATTTTGTTGTATAAAgaactccttttttttatttaagtataaaagcttcataaaaaataacatctCTACTGATCATGAATTTGGGAAATGTTAGATCAGGACACCATAATTTATAGCCTTTTACTCCTGATGGATATCCAAGAAAGATACATTTCTTGGATCTGGGCCCTAATTTTCCGTcatttacatgcatatatgcatgacacccaaaaatctttaaatttgaGTAGTCAACAGGCTTACCTAACCATACTTTTTCAGGAGTTTTGAATTCAAGTGGTACTGATGGAGATTGATTCACCAAATAGCAAGCCATGTTAACAGTTTCTGCCAAAAACTTTTAGGCAGTTCAACATTTGAGAGCATACACCGAGCTCTCTCAATAAGGATTCGATTCAAATGCTCAAcaattctattttgttgaggtgTGTTTCGGACAGTGTGATGTTTTACAATTCCTTCATTGCTGCAAAACTCATCAAACTCCCTGTTACAGAACTCCAAGCCATTGTCTGTTCTGAAACGTTTGATATGCCTCTCAGTCTGCTTCTCTATCATTATTTTCCGCTTCTTAAATGTGGAAAAAGCATGGTTCTTGTGcttcaaaaaataaacccaaacTTTCCttgaataatcatcaatgaaggtAAGCATGTAGCTGGCATTTCCTTTTGAAGGAACTTTTGATGGCCCCCAAAGGTCTGAATGGATGTAGTCAAGAGTATCTTTGGTTTTATGAGTACCCGAACTAAAATTTACACGCTTTGTTTGCTGAAGACACAATGTTCGCAGAGCTCCAGCTTTCCTGTGCTTTGGCCGCATAAAAGACCCCTCTTGCTTAATAAGGTTAGGCCTTTTTCACTCATGTGGCCTACCCTCCTatgccaaagtttagtgacatCAGACTCTGGCATTATTGTGGAATCAACAACAATACATGTAGCTGTTGTACCATCTAAGATATAAAGGCTTTCAAATTTTAGAGCCTTCATCACAATAAGAGCACTTTTGCTAACCTTCATTACTCCACCTTCAGCTGTGTAGTTGCACCCACTAGCATCAAGGGTGCCCATTGAAATGAGATTTTTCTTCAGGTTAGGAACATGACGAACATCAATTAATGTTCTGATGATCCCATCATGCGTTTTGATGTTAGATTGATCCAATGCCTACAACTTTGCAGCAGCATTGTTGCCCATCAAAACAATTCCATCTTCAATAGATTCATATGTGGAAAACCAATCCCTATTGGGACTCATATGAAATAAGCAACCTGAATCCATGATCTAATCATTGTTAAATCTGCATTTATCAATGTTAGTGACTGAAAGAACTTCATATGTAGACTCATTTTCAGCAACACCTGCTTTAGTGGATTTtacatttctttcttctttattttttaatttgtaacaaTCAGCTTTAATATGCCCCTTTTTCCGACTTAATATGCTCCTTTTTACGACAGTAATTGCAAATCAAATTTCTATATCTAGATTTTGATCTAGATTTATTATGCTTGAACCCCTTTCTTTAGGTCTTCCTCTAGCAATAAGACCTTCAGccaaattatcatttttatctCCAACTATTTCtttatcaattataattttagaaagcaAAGCTGTCGTGACCTCTGACAAGGACACAACATTTTTCCCATATAATAGTGCATCTCTAAAATGTCTATATGACGAAAGTAATGAACACAATAATTTCATAGCAACATGTTCATCTTCAATTTTAGAACCCACATTTTCTAAATTAAGTAGAATGGATGTATATTCTTCAAGTTGGGTTCTGATAGAAGTACCATCTTACATCTGAAATGAGTAATACTGAGTCAAGTGATATAGCTTGTCAGTTAGAGTCTTTCATGTAGAGGAACTCCAATTTTGACCATAAGCTAGCAGCCGTATCATCTTTTGATGACTTCTTGAAGAACTTCATTTGATAAACATAATTGGATCGTGTTGACAAGGCCTTTGAAATTAACTCATCCTTCTCTTCACTCATTGAGTCCGTCATATTATTTTTCTCTGACAAGGCTTTTTTTAgtccattttgaatcaaaatgttaCACATCTTTATCTTCCATAAAGTGAAGTTTGTGTTACGATCAAACTTCTCAATATCAAATCTTGTAGTCGCCATTGCTTCCAACACAAATTTTTGGATGAATAAAATCTAACTTATTTTTTGATGTGGAGGATCTACGTTTAGTAGCAACCACAGAGCATACGACAAGTAGATATATTCACCCAAAAATGAAACCCTCTCTAATACCAATTTGTTAAGATCGATAGACAGTAGTAACacaagatattaaaataaagtgggaaaaataaaagaagaagacacCAAAATTACATGGTTCGGCTTTTTGATGCCTATGTCCACGGGAGAAGGAAGAGAAATTTTCTACTATAGAAATTGTAGATATACAAATAGAGATTTCACTCAATGGCTCTCAACTAAAAAATCCTAACACACTCATTCATCTAAGGACCACTCTTGATGTCTTTGTTGTTGTGTGTATTTCTTAACATGACCAAAAGGCCATGTATTTATAGACAAAATGTACCAACCAAAAGTCCATGCATTCATACATGGATGTCAAAAGTTGTGGCTCCATGCATATTTGAATGGAAGCTTCATACATGCTAGTCAAAAATTAAGGGTTACCCTATGGTTTAGGCATGAACAACATGTGTAAAAATTCTAGCCATATTTTACACATACTTAACAGAAATATTCTAGGAGGATTTCATGACTAAAAATATACAGAGAATATTTACTAACTAATATGGAAGATATGAGATATCAATAGAAGGAGATATGCCAGAATATATGAAAACATGGAAAGTAAATCATGCGTtatcactctctctctctctctctctcacaagTTTTGATAAAATGGAAGGAGCTGAAAATATGGAAAGTAAATCATGCGTTATCTCTTTCTCACAAGTGTTGATAAATAGGAAGCTCATTGAAGGGCATTGGAACATGAGAATGATGGTTGGAGTGCCGGTGTTTCTCTCTTGTGTTTTGCTGCTGTTACTTGCCCTTCTTCCCTTGGTTGTGCTCTTCTTTCACTTCCTCCCTTTGTTCTTGAACTTTAGAGCTAGTATTCCAAGTGGGATTTTTGGCTGGCCTTTAGTTGGTGAAACCTTGAGCTTTTTAACTCCCCATGCTTCTAATTCTCTTGGTGCTTTCTTAGAACACCATGTCTCAAGGTATATGCATGTCTCTATATATATGATCCTGATGAACTTTGTTATAATGTTTTTAAGGTCTAAAACTCACTTTTTTTGGTATGCTTGGGTGTAATGAATGGAAGATATGGGAAGGTGTTCAAGGCTCATCTGTTTTGCACTCCAACAGTGGTGTCTTGTGACCAAGAGCTGAACCAGTTCATACTTCAGAATGAAGAGAAGTTATTCCAGTGTAGCTATCCTAAACCCATCCATGGAATTCTAGGCAAGTCCTCCATGATAGTTGTTGTAGGAGACACTCACAAGAGGCTAAGGAACTTGGCCTTAACTCTAGTCACCACAACAAAATCCAAACCTTCTTATCTCTACGACATGGAGAGCATAGCCATTCATGTCTTGAACTCTTGGAAGGAtaaatccattgttttcttctgTGAAGAAGCtaaaaaggtatatatatatatgtatgtatgtattttttttcgaTCTATATATATTAGGTTACCAATGCTTAATTTTCTAAAGTGATCTATGTTTATTTCTTATCATGCAGTTCACTTTCAGTGTAATTGTGAAACAAGTGCTTGGTTTGTCACCAGATGAGCCACAAACTAGTAAAATACTTGAAGATTTCCTTACTTTTATGAAAGGCTTCATCTCTTTTCCTTTCTACATCCCTGGCACTTCTTATGCAAAGGCTGTTAaggtatttatataaatatgtaaatgtgtctttttttttctctgaacTTTCAACTTCTCAGCTCTAACTTTCTCTAAAACCTCGTCTTTTTCTCTCTCGCTTTACAGGCTAGAGCAAAAATATCTTTCACAGTGAAAAGCATAATGGaggcaagaagaagaaagcatggAGAGGATTCAGCAAAGCAACAGCAAAAGGGTGATCATTTCCTTGATGTGCTTCTCTCTCTCACTAACTTATCTGAAGATGAGAAAGTTAGCTTTGTGCTTGATTCCTTATTTGGTGGCTATGAAACCACTTCAGTTTTGATGTCCATGGCTGTCTTTTTCCTTGGCCAATCTCCATTAGCTTTACAACAACTCAAGGTGCATGATCACCACTCTCATCCTTCAACTCTCTATAAAAACCCATCCAAAACAAACCCTTTATAAGCCTATTAATATTCTTTCTTGATGAAGATAAGTATTActattcttgtttttataagCAGCAAGAACATGAAGAAATAAAGGCCAAGAGAAACAAGGATGAATATTACTTGTCTTTAGAGGACTATAAGCAAATGGAGTTCACTCAAAATGTAAGTGTTATATATTTAGAGAGAGAGGGAAAGGTTTCATTAATTTAtcactttctttttttgaatgtcttgtTGCTTTTCAGGTGATTAATGAGGCCTTGAGATGTGGAAACATTGTCAAGTTTGTTCATAGAAAGGCTCTCAAAGATGTCACCTTCCAAGGTGCTTCTTAATTTCACTTTGACCATGAATGCATGCGTcttaaaaaccctaaccctaaccctaatttatCTGGCAGGACATTTGATTCCAGCTGGTTGGAAGGTCCTCCCTGTATTCAGTGCAGTGCACTTGGACTCATCACTTCATGACAATGCACTAGAGTTTCATCCATGGAGATGGGAggtgattaattaattacttttgCAAAAAATCCTTTCAtgatcttgatatttattttttcttttaaaaggtTTGTTTATTGTTCCTTAAAGTTATGGACttctttatttcttatttgGAAAAGGATTTGATTAGTGTTCAATCATATCATAAAGTTGTACTTTTTGAATAATATAACCCTCTGGCGGCCTGGCCAGAGTCATCACCAAATCATTacttctttatctttatttatttatttattttttttaatttttaagttgttAATGGTGTTGAATCCATAGAAGCAAGGTCAAATGACATGCAAGAAGTTTACTCCTTTTGGTGGTGGGCCAAGAATATGCCCAGGCTTTGAACTTGCCAAAGTAGAGACTGCCGTTTTTCTCCATCACCTTGTTCTCAATttcaggtatttatttatttatttttaatgttttatctctaaaataagacatgattaggataatgatatatatatatatatatatagatatagagagagagatggagatatgttgatatatcatttatatgCTATAGATAGTTTATATCTGCTGAAATGTACCAgtaaatggtttaattatttttgtgtaaattttctttttagatgGAAACAAGAAGGTGAAGATTGTCCCATTGCTCATCCTTATGTGGAGTTCCCTAGAGCACTTCCATTAGAGATTGAACCAATTCCAATGGAATCATCATTTTGATGAGATCTTATTCTTTTTGCAGTGTGAGAGCCAAGATGATGTATTAagttcattaatatatatataaatatatattagctttatgttttatttcttatatatagacATCATGCTTTAttatgttataaaaataataatttgttcaTAAATCATCTGGGATTGGTCTCAGTGGTAGAGGTTTGGAACTTGTTTGGATCTTTTaactaaattaattttaagtGGAGTgagagaaaattatattttgaaaaattttcagtATTTCAAAGTATTTTAGAATCcgtaattcataaaaaaataaaaaaaaattgtgggtAAAGAAATTGACTAAAAGATACTCCCTCTTTCAAAATACATGtcattttaaaaggaaaaattattccaaaatagtTATCGTTGTACAATATTTaggtaatgttttttttaattttatccatcttcaattttttaaattatataaatagagatatttataatcccaaaaaaaatacaatgttttaaaagaaggatagtttagtaatttgattgttttttatgttaaaatttagataatttaatgctattttttatttttgtataacaTGACATACATTTAGGAACGGAGTGAGTAATGTgttctttttaaatttgaagaaaTGTCACTTAACGTCATAATataaatgatttcattaatgaatttataaaaaatggatAAGTCTTTAATTAATAATACGACTGACTGTATCCTCATGTcttgttttcataaaaaaaaaagtggataaaaattatataaaatagatttcatcaataattataatattattcagttaatttttatagacttatacaataataatttttaaatcaaatcaatatgaaaaactaaatattaaattttaattataaactaataatatttgaaaataaaattgggtAATAATTCCCAACGAGTTAAAtcctaaataaattaataattgattaattgtaaagaaaatgattttttaaattattttattagataaattataaCTATTTTCCAAATCGGATCGGACTGTAATTCGCAAACAAACCCGAATCCGTTAAGAGATCGAAGGGTTAATCCGTCCATTGAAAAAAAGCTCAAGCTTTCTTTGCAAGTAAAAGCACTTCGTCGCAGAGTCTCTTGTCGTCGATCTCGCTCTCTCTTCTCCGTTGTCTCTCAATCTCTTCTCAAATTCGAACGCTTGATTtggtttctagggtttcgttCATCGATTGTTTCGAACGAGAAGGAGCAATGAAGATCACTGTGATGACCTCTGACGAGCAATTTATCACATTAGACGTCGATCCTGATGAATCCGTTAGAGCCTCTTCCTGCGTTCCTAGGGTTTTAAagttttgatcttttttttttctcatcgtCTTGTTGCTCTTGCAGGTGGAGAACGTGAAAGCGCTTCTTGAAGTCGAGGTGAGGAGTTTATGGGAGAAAATTAAGCTGGTGCTGTGGTGGAGATTGAGGTTTTGATGGCTTATTGTGGGTTTGGGTTTTATGCAGACGACTGTTTCGCTGCATCAGCAGAAGCTGCACTTCAATGGGAAGGAGCTCAACAATTCTGATCGATTGAGTGGGGTTGGTGTGAAGGATGgagatatgatgatgatgatgctttcTGTCGCCTCGAGGTTTGGATAATTCTATTCTTTCTTAAATTGCggaattttttacttttgaatgtTTGGTTCATTTTGTAGAATTGAAATAATGTGTTTTGCATGATTTTGCTCAGTTGGTTTGATTGTTTGGATTTCAATGGAGAATTTATGTTCTATGTTTCAGGGCGAACAACGATAGTCTAAGATTGAATCCTGATGGTTCAGCTGTAAATCCTAGTGCTTTCCAGCAGCACATTCGTAATGATCCACAGTCAATGGCTCGATTGGTTCAGGTAGGTATCTGTGAAAGTTCTTATTGTATGCacattttaagaaatttttgaaGCTATGACTTTGTCCAGAGACAGGTGACTACTGAATGAACTGCTTCTGGTTGTTAAGCTATGCATAATAAGTCACATGATCTCACTCAGATCAAAACTTTGTGTTGTGAGTGGATGTATTTGGAATTCTAAATGGTTGCCTGTTCCTTTCCTGGGCTTTCTTTATGAATTGGATCACTTTGAACTGTTAAATTTACAATAGCCATCCATTGAAATGTTTGCGTCGATGTGTAGGACCGGAAGATTTCCAACAATTGATAATGTAGTTTATGATTTTACTTCTTGTGGTATATATGTTGATCAAATTCTCTTTAATCTGATTTCCCCAGTAATTATATATGTCATCATTTAGTTAATCCTATGATGTAGGTGCTTCATTAAACCATTGTGCATAGTTTCTCTTATGTATTTCTTGTCTTCAATGTCACCATTTGAAGTGCTCAACATATTATTGTTTCAGATATAATGGACTCATGTATGGTGTTGCTTTATATGAACATTTTGAAATCAATTATAGGAAAAACTTATATAGATGCCCGCACCTTGGGATTTCTGATTGAGTGGCTCACTTCTTGATTTGTGGTGATCCACAAGTTGAATTACCTCTAGAAGGCAATCTCATTGGCATTGTAGTTAGCTAGCATGGCTGATTGCAGATCCCTAATCTAGATGGTCTCGAAATCTACACAGAGATAATAGCTTCCTTGTAAGCCATATTGGAAAACTGCTGCTGAATGCACATGCCATCTTCAGATATAAAAGACTTCGTTGCCAAGTTCTTACTGCTCTCTGTTTCTAGCTTCTGGttaatttttacttgagaaTGAGTCACTTATGTAAGTTTAACTAGTTGTGTAAACTGATTctgacttttttttcttttagttgtttaaaatgattctttttttttttttctcattggtgattcttggtatttgtgatgaatgtaaatatgtatattttggtAATTCTCAACAATTTTAACTGTTGAGGGCAAAATGctacgtttttttttttgttggccaTTAGCATCTCTACTTTGTTTGGTATATTTGTTAAGATCAATCATAATTGCTTATATTGTAGGCTGATCCACCAATGTCACAAGCAATACTTGGAGATGACCTTGATAAACTGCAGAACCTGCTGCGTGAACGTCATCAACAGAGATTGGAGTATCAACGTAAACAAGAAGAGGAGCTTGTAAGTGCCATTACAATTTaactcatgttattttttttcttgtcttaggggaaaaatatacttttagCCATGCTATCTTTTGTAGATACTAACTTATCTA includes the following:
- the LOC120266534 gene encoding cytochrome P450 724B1-like isoform X1 produces the protein MLPQSRLAIYFTITFSLLWTPQIWIFCLDWCIIDLKECLKSGWWRGFNAIFARKLIEGHWNMRMMVGVPVFLSCVLLLLLALLPLVVLFFHFLPLFLNFRASIPSGIFGWPLVGETLSFLTPHASNSLGAFLEHHVSRYGKVFKAHLFCTPTVVSCDQELNQFILQNEEKLFQCSYPKPIHGILGKSSMIVVVGDTHKRLRNLALTLVTTTKSKPSYLYDMESIAIHVLNSWKDKSIVFFCEEAKKFTFSVIVKQVLGLSPDEPQTSKILEDFLTFMKGFISFPFYIPGTSYAKAVKARAKISFTVKSIMEARRRKHGEDSAKQQQKGDHFLDVLLSLTNLSEDEKVSFVLDSLFGGYETTSVLMSMAVFFLGQSPLALQQLKQEHEEIKAKRNKDEYYLSLEDYKQMEFTQNVINEALRCGNIVKFVHRKALKDVTFQGHLIPAGWKVLPVFSAVHLDSSLHDNALEFHPWRWEKQGQMTCKKFTPFGGGPRICPGFELAKVETAVFLHHLVLNFRWKQEGEDCPIAHPYVEFPRALPLEIEPIPMESSF
- the LOC120266534 gene encoding cytochrome P450 724B1-like isoform X2, whose protein sequence is MLPQSRLAIYFTITFSLLWTPQIWIFCLDWCIIDLKECLKSGWWRGFNAIFARYGKVFKAHLFCTPTVVSCDQELNQFILQNEEKLFQCSYPKPIHGILGKSSMIVVVGDTHKRLRNLALTLVTTTKSKPSYLYDMESIAIHVLNSWKDKSIVFFCEEAKKFTFSVIVKQVLGLSPDEPQTSKILEDFLTFMKGFISFPFYIPGTSYAKAVKARAKISFTVKSIMEARRRKHGEDSAKQQQKGDHFLDVLLSLTNLSEDEKVSFVLDSLFGGYETTSVLMSMAVFFLGQSPLALQQLKQEHEEIKAKRNKDEYYLSLEDYKQMEFTQNVINEALRCGNIVKFVHRKALKDVTFQGHLIPAGWKVLPVFSAVHLDSSLHDNALEFHPWRWEKQGQMTCKKFTPFGGGPRICPGFELAKVETAVFLHHLVLNFRWKQEGEDCPIAHPYVEFPRALPLEIEPIPMESSF